The DNA region CGTCGTGGCCGGGCTCCCCCTGCTGACGGCCGTGCTCGGCGTCGGCATCTCGATCGCGGGGATCTTCGCCGCCACCGCGTTCGCGACGGTGTCGTCGACGACACCGCTGCTGGCGCTCATGCTGGGGCTCGCCGTCGGCATCGACTACGCGCTGTTCATCGTCGCCCGCCACCAGGACCAGGTGCGCGCGGGCGTCGGCCCCGAGGAGTCCGCATCGCGCTCGGTGGGCACGGCCGGATCCGCCGTCGTCTTCGCCGGCGTCACGGTGCTCATCGCCCTCATCGGGCTCGGCTTCGCCGGCATCCCCTTCCTGACCACCATGGGCATCGCCGCGGCCGTCGCCGTCGCGATCGCCGTCGCCATCGCGGTGACGCTGACCCCGGCACTGCTCGGGTTCCTGAAGGGGCGGGTGGCGGGCAGGACCCGCCGCGCGACCGCAGGAGCGAGGAAGAAGCCGGATACCGGGAAGCCGCACCGCACGTTCTCCCAGCGCTGGATCGCCGGCGTCACCCGCCGCCCGATCCTCGTGACGATCGCCGTCGTGCTGGGCCTGGGCGTCGTCGCGGTGCCCGCGCTCAGCCTGAACCTCGCGCTGCCCAACGCGGGCGTCCTGCCGAAGGGGTCCGAGGCGCGCCAGAGCTACGACCTGACCGCCGAGCAGTTCGGCCCCGGCTTCAACGGTCCGCTCATCCTCACCGGCACGATCGTCACCTCCACCGACCCGCTGAATCTCATGCAGGATCTCGGCGACGAGGTCGCGACGCTGCCCGGCGTCCGCGAGGTGGCCCTGGCCACCCCCAACGAGACCGCCGACACCGGCATCGTGCAGATCATCCCCACCACCGCCCCCGACGACCCCGCCACCAGCGACCTCGTGCGCGAGCTGCGCGCGCATCACGACCGGTGGCAGGACGAGTACGGCATCGACCTGAAGGTCACGGGCTTCACGGCCGTGGCCATCGACATCTCCGACCAGCTGGGCTCCGCCCTCCTGCCGTTCGGCGTCTTCGTCATCGGCCTGTCGCTGATCCTGCTGGCCATCGTGTTCCGCTCGATCTGGGTGCCGGTCACCGCCGCCACCGGCTACCTGCTCTCCATCGTCGCCGCGTTCGGCGTCGTGGGCGCGGTGTTCGAATGGGGCTGGTTCGCCGACGCCCTGCATGTGGCGCGCACCGGGCCCATCATCAGCTTCATGCCGATCGTGCTGATGGGGGTGCTGTTCGGCCTGGCCATGGACTACCAGGTGTTCCTCGTCTCGCGCATGCGCGAGGACTACGTGCACGGGCTGCGCCGCACGCAGGACGCCGAGTCCCGTGCGGCCCGGCGGGACACCGCGATCGATGCCGTGCGCACGGGCTTCTCCGGCACGGCCCGCGTGGTCACCGCGGCGGCGCTCATCATGTTCGCCGTGTTCGTGGCCTTCGTCCCGGAGGGCGACTCCTCCCTCAAGCCGATCGCCCTGGGACTCGCGGCGGGCATCGCGATCGACGCGTTCCTCGTGCGCATGACGCTCATCCCCGCCGTGATGACGATCCTCGGCGAGCGCGCCTGGCGCATCCCGCGCTGGATGGAGCGGGTTCTCCCGCACGTCGACATCGAGGGGGAAGCCGTGGAGCGGGAGAGGTCGCTGACCGCATGGCCCGGCGACGACAGCATCGTCGCCGCCGACGACCTGACGATCTCCTCCGTGGGCGTCTCCGGCGCCCGTCTGCGTCTGGCTCCCGGTGACGCGCTCATCGTCACCGGCGCGTCCCCCCGCGCGCTGCGCGCCTTGTCCCTGACGGTCGCAGGGCGGATGAAGGCGGATGCCGGGCTGCTCCGCGTCGACGGGCACCTGCTGCCCGGCCGTGGCACGTGGGTGCGCGCCGGAGTGGGTGTCGCCCTGCTCGGCCAGGCGGATGCCGCGACCCAGACCGCCGAGGCACTGCGCGGACGCACCCGCCTGGTCGTGCTCGACGGCGCCGACCGGCTCGCACCCGCGGAGCGCGACCAGATCGCGGCACGGCTGCGGGACGCCGGGGCGGGCGTCGCCGTGCTCGCCACCGCGACCGACCCGGCCGCCGCGCAGCTCCTGTTCGAGGAGGCCGGCCGGCCCACCGCATCCGTTCTCGACCTGCGCGACCCGGTACCCGCATCCGCCGAGCCCGAGGACTCCGGCAGTGCGGGACCCCCGACCGAATCCTCCCCCGATCCGACCGAGGTGACCGCATGCGACGTCCTGAGCGAACGGAGTGAGACGAAGTGACTCTCCGCATCGAACGCGCGCGCTCGCGGCGCCCGATCACGTGGCTGACCCTGATCGGCGTGCTGCTGCTGCCGGCGATCATCGGCGGCGTGCTCGTGGTCGCGCTGCAGAACCCGACCGGGCGACTCGACACCATGACGGCCGCCGTCGTCAACCTCGACGAGCCGGTGACCGTCGACGGGCAGTACACCCCGCTCGGGCGGCAGCTGGCCGCCGGCCTCGTCGAGGGCTCCGACGACATGAAGTCCAACCTCACCTGGGCCATCTCGAATGAGAAGGACGCCGCCGAGGGACTCGGCGACGGCACCTACCAGGCGGTCGTGACGATCCCGAGGAGCTTCTCGGCCGATGCCACGTCGGCCGGTGCCGCCCTGCAGGACGCGGACGGCACCGCGGAGCAGGCGCGGATCACCGTCACCACCCCGCCCGACGGGCGCGTCGCCGACGACCTGATCACGAGTCAGATCGCGACGGTCGCCTCGTCGACCATGGGCACGATGCTCAGCGAGGCGACGGTCGGGAACGTGCTGGTCGGATTCACGACCATCGGCGACCAGATCGGGCAGGCCGCCGACGGTGCCGCAGCCCTCGCCGACGGGGCGCGGTCGGCTGCTGACGGGGCGGCGGCTCTGCCGGGCGGTGCCACCCAGCTCGCCGACGGCGCGCACAGGCTGTCCGACGGAGCGTCGACGCTGGCCGGCGGCCTGGGAACGATCTCCTCGAAGGCCCGCGAAGCGGGTGCCGGGGCGACCCGGCTGGGTCAGGGTCTCAACGCCGGCGCGGCGATGCTGGAGCGCGACGGGCTCATCCCCGACGAGCTGTTCGCCGCGGCGGACGGCGCGGCACAGGCGACCGCGGGCGTGCAGCAGGCCGTCGATGGGGCGAAGCTCGCCACGGCCGGCGTGCAGCAGGGCGTGGACGGTCTCGCGAAACAGCTGGCCGCGGCGGCCGCCCTGTGCGACCCCGCCACCACCGAGGAGCTGTGCGCGAAGCTCGCTGCGGCCGTCGACACGGCCGACGCGCTGGTGACGCCGTCCGCACAGGCCGCGGGCGCCGCGGCGACGGCCGCGCAGTATGCGGGGCCCGCTGCGCAGGCCGCGTCCGGAACAGCCGCGGGCCTGAGGGCTTTCGACGAAGCCGCACCAGCCGAGCTCGCCGGGCAGATGCGCACCGCAGGTTCCGCGGCCGTGCAGCTGGGCGGCGGTCTGGACCTGCTGGCCGACGGCGTCTCGCAGTCGGCGTCCGGAGCGTCCGCGCTCGCCTCCGGCGCGACCGGGCTCGGCGACGGAGCGACGGCCCTGGCCGACGGCGCGGGCGAGCTCGCGGACGGTGTCGACGCCCTGGCGTCCGGCACCGGCGAACTGGCCGACGGGCTGAGGACCGCATCCGCCTCGCTGCCGTCGTTCGACGAGCAGCAGTCCACGGAGCTCGCCGCCGTCATCGCGAACCCCGTGAAGGCGTCGGCCGAGTCGGGTGCCCTGTTCGGCCCGACCGCGATCCCGCTGCTGTCGGTGGTGGTGCTGTGGTTCGGCGCGCTGGCCTCGTTCATCGCGCTGCGCGCCGTGCCCGGCGATCCTCTCACCTCGCGCCGCCCGTCGGCGTCGATGGTACTGCGCGGGTTCTGGCCCGCGGCAGCGCTGGGTGCGGGCCAGGGCGTGCTGGTGGCGCTGATCGTGCAGATCGTCGCCGACTACGACGCGGCGACGTGGTGGGGCTTCGCCGGGTTCGCGGTGCTCGCGGGCATCTCCTTCGCCGCCGTCAACCAGGCGCTCGTCGCCCTGCTCAGCGGGATCGGGCGTTGGGTCGGCGCGCTCGTCGGAGTCGTCGCGTTCGCCACCGGGCTGATCTCGACGATCCCCGGCTGGCTCGCCGGCCTCGGGTACGCGATGCCGACCGCCCCGGCGCTGGGCGGGCTCATCGCCCCGAACGGCGCGGCCGCGAGCGGCCTGGTGGTGTGGGCCGTGCTGTCGCTGGGGGCCGCGACCCTCGCCGTCGCGCTGCGTCGCACGACCTCCGCGAAGGCCGTGCTGGCCGCGGCATAGCATCCGGAGGTCGCGTCCCGGTCCTACCACTGCCCCGAACCGCTCCCGTCGCAGTTCCCGCCGCTTCCGACCACGGGCGGTCATCACCGGGAACAGGACATTCACCCAGAACAGGACGAACACGGCCGGGATCGTCCTGCTCCGGCCGAATCTCCTGTTCTCGGGTGAGGATGCGACCAGGGTCGGCGGAACGCGGGCCCGCCGGACGCGAGAAGTCCCGGCTCAGCTCAGGCCGGAGTAGGCGTGCAGGCCCTTGAAGAAGACGTTCACGATCGTGAAGTTGAAGATCACGGCGGCGAAGCCGGTGATCGACAGCCATGCCGAGGGGGTGCCCCGCCATCCGCGAGTCGCCCGGGCGTGGATGTATCCGGCGTAGAGCACCCAGATGATGAAGGTCCAGGTCTCCTTCACGTCGAAGCCCCAGTACCGGCCCCATGCGTCCTGCGCCCAGATCGCGCCTGCGATGAGCGTGA from Microbacterium soli includes:
- a CDS encoding MMPL family transporter: MSTLLSSLGRWSFRHPWRVLISWLIVLGVAGGGALVLGTGTDNTFSIPGTESQAGLEQLSRTFPQVSGTNAQFIVVAAPGDDITDAPYRAGIEDAVDRIDGIDLVLAATSPYDELVDGMVNDDDTAAIVQVQFDGQSSDIPDEQVDELRGIVDDLTAALPDGSQVALGGDLFALSIPSVTLTEAVGLVIALLVLIVTFRSFVVAGLPLLTAVLGVGISIAGIFAATAFATVSSTTPLLALMLGLAVGIDYALFIVARHQDQVRAGVGPEESASRSVGTAGSAVVFAGVTVLIALIGLGFAGIPFLTTMGIAAAVAVAIAVAIAVTLTPALLGFLKGRVAGRTRRATAGARKKPDTGKPHRTFSQRWIAGVTRRPILVTIAVVLGLGVVAVPALSLNLALPNAGVLPKGSEARQSYDLTAEQFGPGFNGPLILTGTIVTSTDPLNLMQDLGDEVATLPGVREVALATPNETADTGIVQIIPTTAPDDPATSDLVRELRAHHDRWQDEYGIDLKVTGFTAVAIDISDQLGSALLPFGVFVIGLSLILLAIVFRSIWVPVTAATGYLLSIVAAFGVVGAVFEWGWFADALHVARTGPIISFMPIVLMGVLFGLAMDYQVFLVSRMREDYVHGLRRTQDAESRAARRDTAIDAVRTGFSGTARVVTAAALIMFAVFVAFVPEGDSSLKPIALGLAAGIAIDAFLVRMTLIPAVMTILGERAWRIPRWMERVLPHVDIEGEAVERERSLTAWPGDDSIVAADDLTISSVGVSGARLRLAPGDALIVTGASPRALRALSLTVAGRMKADAGLLRVDGHLLPGRGTWVRAGVGVALLGQADAATQTAEALRGRTRLVVLDGADRLAPAERDQIAARLRDAGAGVAVLATATDPAAAQLLFEEAGRPTASVLDLRDPVPASAEPEDSGSAGPPTESSPDPTEVTACDVLSERSETK
- a CDS encoding YhgE/Pip family protein: MTLRIERARSRRPITWLTLIGVLLLPAIIGGVLVVALQNPTGRLDTMTAAVVNLDEPVTVDGQYTPLGRQLAAGLVEGSDDMKSNLTWAISNEKDAAEGLGDGTYQAVVTIPRSFSADATSAGAALQDADGTAEQARITVTTPPDGRVADDLITSQIATVASSTMGTMLSEATVGNVLVGFTTIGDQIGQAADGAAALADGARSAADGAAALPGGATQLADGAHRLSDGASTLAGGLGTISSKAREAGAGATRLGQGLNAGAAMLERDGLIPDELFAAADGAAQATAGVQQAVDGAKLATAGVQQGVDGLAKQLAAAAALCDPATTEELCAKLAAAVDTADALVTPSAQAAGAAATAAQYAGPAAQAASGTAAGLRAFDEAAPAELAGQMRTAGSAAVQLGGGLDLLADGVSQSASGASALASGATGLGDGATALADGAGELADGVDALASGTGELADGLRTASASLPSFDEQQSTELAAVIANPVKASAESGALFGPTAIPLLSVVVLWFGALASFIALRAVPGDPLTSRRPSASMVLRGFWPAAALGAGQGVLVALIVQIVADYDAATWWGFAGFAVLAGISFAAVNQALVALLSGIGRWVGALVGVVAFATGLISTIPGWLAGLGYAMPTAPALGGLIAPNGAAASGLVVWAVLSLGAATLAVALRRTTSAKAVLAAA